A section of the Platichthys flesus chromosome 22, fPlaFle2.1, whole genome shotgun sequence genome encodes:
- the gucy1b2 gene encoding guanylate cyclase soluble subunit beta-2, which translates to MYGFINSCLQSLVMERFGQETWDKLSSLPGVQDTFMTYTVYDDILTLSLVGEACSLLGVSADVFLKLFGEHFFVFCKKAGYDTMLRTLGGNLFDFIQNLDSLHSYLALSYREMNAPSFRVEMTDDGNMLLHYYSDRKGLHHIVPGIMEAVGRDLFDSTVTMEVLNQSVEDERTGKREHVVFLVKQTSGACKSTVQVFCSHREASCFKRMRDRYVSLAGKRSGWDLIRALALSGKGSHQRTFTPCYPDKLWMEEKSFCNAFPFHIVFDKDLKIRQTGVNIQKFVPGLQAREATLDQYFIIVHPQVTITIESIRKFINSQFVLKSCKDTNSSLQLRGQMLWMDSLGCMLYMCSPKLRSLQELQDVGLHLADLAQHDVTRDLVLLNQQRLAEMELTNQLERKKEELRILSRHLEAEKEKTETLLYAMLPRHVANQLKDGKSVEAGEFEVCTILFSDVVTFTNICAACEPIHIVHMLNSMYSRFDRLTSVHDVYKVETIGDAYMVVGGVPVPTDTHACRVANFALGMRIAAREVTNPVTGKHIQIRVGLHTGPVLAGVVGEKMPRYCLFGDTVNTASRMESHGLPDHIHLSPSTYSELRDTGFNIQQRGQIEVKGKGLMTTYFLLGNLTASEDDIMGREAGKTCLYKDVLQGQSEKDPDKEPDSRVATPPDGSSGPQAVTPFAWDISPPYANDESSIHTPENNFNSRLCALF; encoded by the exons ATG tACGGGTTCATCAACAGCTGCCTCCAGTCCCTGGTGATGGAGCGATTCGGCCAAGAGACGTGGGACAAACTGAG CTCTCTACCCGGGGTCCAGGACACCTTCATGACGTACACGGTTTATGATGATATACTGACGCTGAGCCTGGTGGGGGAGGCCTGCTCACTGCTGG gtgtcTCGGCGGACGTGTTCCTGAAGCTCTTCGGAGAAcacttctttgttttctgtaagAAAGCGGGATACGACACCATGCTCAGGACACTGGGGGGAAATCTGTTTGATTTCATCCAAAATCTGGATTCTCTCCACAGCTACCTGGCTCTGTCCTATCGG GAAATGAATGCACCATCTTTCCGAGTGGAGATGACAGATGACGGGAATATGCTGCTTCACTATTACTCGGACAGGAAGGGTCTGCACCATATTGTGCCTG GCATCATGGAGGCGGTTGGCAGAGACCTCTTCGACAGCACAGTGACCATGGAGGTTCTGAACCAATCGGTCGAAGACGAGCGGACGGGGAAGAGGGAGCACGTCGTGTTCCTGGTCAAACAGACCAGCGGAGCCTGCAAGAGCACAGTCCAGGTCTTCTGCAGTCATAGAGAGGCGAGT TGTTTCAAACGAATGAGGGACAGATATGTGTCACTGGCCGGGAAGAGGAGCGGCTGGGACCTGATCAGAGCATTGGCTCTCTCAGGAAAAG GCAGCCACCAGCGCACCTTCACTCCATGTTACCCAGACAAGCTGTGGATGGAGGAGAAATCGTTCTGCAATGCTTTTCCCTTTCATATCGTCTTTGACAAAGAT CTGAAGATAAGGCAGACTGGCGTGAACATACAGAAGTTTGTTCCGGGTCTTCAGGCCAGAGAGGCTACACTGGACCAATATTTCATCATTGTACACCCACAG GTGACCATCACCATTGAGAGCATCAGGAAGTTCATCAACAGTCAGTTTGTCTTGAAGAGCTGCAAAGACACAAACTCCAGCCTCCAGCTAAGAG GTCAGATGTTGTGGATGGATTCCCTCGGCTGTATGCTGTACATGTGTTCTCCGAAGCTGAGGAGCCTCCAGGAACTTCAAGACGTGGGGCTGCACCTGGCGGACCTGGCCCAGCACGACGTCACCAGAGACCTGGTTCTTCTCAACCAGCAACGTCTGGCTGAGATGGAGCTGACCAACCAGCTGGAGAGGAAAAAG GAGGAACTAAGAATCCTGTCTCGGCACCTTGAGGCTGAGAAGGAGAAGACGGAGACTCTGTTGTATGCCATGCTTCCACGTCATGTAGCCAATCAGCTCAAAGATGGCAAGAGCGTGGAGGCGG GGGAGTTTGAGGTGTGCACTATTCTATTCAGCGACGTGGTGACCTTCACAAACATCTGCGCTGCCTGTGAGCCCATCCATATCGTTCACATGCTCAACTCCATGTACTCCAGGTTCGACCGCCTCACCAGTGTACACGACGTCTACAAG GTTGAAACTATTGGTGATGCCTACATGGTGGTGGGTGGCGTTCCAGTCCCGACCGACACCCACGCTTGCAGAGTGGCCAACTTTGCTTTGGGTATGAGGATAGCGGCCAGAGAGGTCACCAACCCTGTAACAGGCAAACACATTCAG ATCCGTGTGGGTCTGCACACCGGCCCAGTGTTAGCCGGCGTGGTGGGGGAGAAGATGCCTCGCTACTGCCTGTTTGGAGACACTGTTAACACAGCCTCCAGGATGGAGAGTCATGGACTCCCGGACCACATTCACCTCAGCCCTTCTAcatacag TGAGCTCAGAGATACCGGGTTCAACATACAACAGCGCGGGCAGATTGAGGTGAAGGGTAAAGGCCTGATGACCACCTACTTCCTGTTGGGGAACCTGACGGCTTCCGAAGACGACATCATGGGAAGGGAGGCCGGGAAGACGTGTCTCTACAAGGACGTCCTTCAAGGCCAGAGCGAAAAAG ACCCTGACAAGGAGCCTGATTCGAGAGTTGCCACGCCCCCTGATGGATCCAGCGGCCCGCAAGCAGTCACCCCCTTTGCCTGGGACATCAGCCCCCCATATGCCAACGACGAGAGCAGCATCCACACACCGGAAAACAACTTCAACAGCAGACTCTGTGCTTTATTCTGA
- the LOC133933191 gene encoding small cell adhesion glycoprotein homolog isoform X1, whose amino-acid sequence MRSCLAACRFSEVVDVSMETRSPAPEAVPKILMLDVNSSKGELAALIGGIVGAVLLALICVIAVLMWCLSRHKGSYTTNETDDDDDMDDEDEEPFCSDMVLQTNQPLAVDEDEESRIET is encoded by the exons ATGAGGAGCTGCCTAGCTGCCTGCAGATTCTCAGAAGTG GTTGATGTCAGCATGGAAACCCGTTCACCGGCTCCAGAGGCTGTGCCCAAGATACTGATGCTGG ATGTCAACTCAAGTAAAGGAGAGCTTGCAGCCTTGATTGGAG GGATCGTGGGTGCGGTGCTGCTCGCGCTCATCTGTGTAATCGCTGTGCTGATGTGGTGCCTTTCCCGACATAAAGGCTCATACACGACCAACGAGACGGACGACGATGACGATATGgacgacgaggacgaggagccTTTCTGCTCCGACATGGTGCTTCAAACCAACCAACCTCTGGCggttgatgaagatgaagaaagtAGGATAGAGACTTGA
- the LOC133933191 gene encoding small cell adhesion glycoprotein homolog isoform X2 gives METRSPAPEAVPKILMLDVNSSKGELAALIGGIVGAVLLALICVIAVLMWCLSRHKGSYTTNETDDDDDMDDEDEEPFCSDMVLQTNQPLAVDEDEESRIET, from the exons ATGGAAACCCGTTCACCGGCTCCAGAGGCTGTGCCCAAGATACTGATGCTGG ATGTCAACTCAAGTAAAGGAGAGCTTGCAGCCTTGATTGGAG GGATCGTGGGTGCGGTGCTGCTCGCGCTCATCTGTGTAATCGCTGTGCTGATGTGGTGCCTTTCCCGACATAAAGGCTCATACACGACCAACGAGACGGACGACGATGACGATATGgacgacgaggacgaggagccTTTCTGCTCCGACATGGTGCTTCAAACCAACCAACCTCTGGCggttgatgaagatgaagaaagtAGGATAGAGACTTGA
- the s100b gene encoding protein S100-B has translation MAMTDLETSMATLIAVFRKYSEKEGDKHKLKKSELKDLLHDELPDLMTHVKDQAELDSLMESLDTDGDSECNFQEFMTFVSLVTVCCHDFFSEHEDE, from the exons ATGGCGATGACCGACCTGGAGACCTCCATGGCGACCCTGATCGCTGTGTTTCGCAAGTATTCGGAGAAAgaaggagacaaacacaaactgaagaaGAGCGAGCTGAAGGACCTGCTGCACGACGAGCTGCCGGATCTGATGACG CACGTGAAGGACCAGGCCGAGCTGGACTCCCTGATGGAGAGCCTGGACACCGACGGCGACTCCGAGTGCAACTTCCAGGAGTTCATGACTTTCGTCTCCCTGGTGACCGTCTGCTGCCACGACTTTTTTTCCGAGCATGAGGACGAGTAA